AACTCCTTCAGAATCATCCACAGTTCGTCAAGCATGTTCTTTAAAGTTGGGTCGATTTTCAGACCTTCCTCGATGTACCTTGAGATTCTTTCGGCAACCTTTGCAACTTCCTTTCCCCAATCTTCAAGGTATTTCTTCGTCAGCCCAAGTGATTTCGCCATCCTACCAAGAATAGCTCGTTTTAAATCGCTTGGAATGTTAAAGACGACAATTTCGTCACGTTCATCAGTTTCTACTTTTGGCGTCTTTGATTCGATAACTTTGGATGCTTCCTTTATGACTATTCTAAACTTTGCATCAAAAGTTTCGTCTATTGCCCTTAGAGCGTTTACAATTTGCCATATTGTCTTGTAGTCTGTCTTTTCTATTTGCTCGCTTTCTGACTTTTCAGGGTCAATCAAAACTGGAATAATAATGTAGCCGTACCTTTTTCCGGATGCTTTTCTCATTACTCGTCCTATCGCTTGAATGATTTCTACGACACTTTGTTTTGGTTGTGTGAATATCACGGCATCAAGAGAAGGTACGTCAATACCTTCTGTAAGAACTTTAGCATTGGTAAGTACGTGAACATTTTCCGGGGTTCCTTCTGCCAGCCAGTTGAGAAGCTTACGTCTTTCCGTCGCACGCATTTCTCCATCGATATGGTTTATGTGGACGTTTCTGATCATAAACTCTCCAGGATTTTGCTTGAGATATTGCTCCGTGATTTCTTTGAATTGCTCAGCAATCATTCTCGAGGTTTTTATGTTCGATGTGAACAGGATGGCCTTACTAATCCTCAAATCCTCTCTTTCATCGTCGGTGTTGAGGACTCCTTCTTGAATGACCTTCCAAACTCCGAAGAGCTTAAATGTTAGGTCCTCGCTTAATCTCTCAGCACTATCATCGGTGTTGTCCTCTCTCAAGTAATCGTAGAAATGCCTAACTGCTTCGCGCCTATCGACGCTGAAAACGATCACTTTATAATCGCTCAAATAACCCTCATCAACAGCTTTTCTGAAGGTATACTCGTAGATAGTTTCCCCGTAAACTTCTGGGTCGTCCATGCTATAGTATTCTAATTCAAATTCCTCCGCTATCTCCCTTGAGCTAATATCAAAGACTCTTGGGGTGGCCGTCATATAGAGCCGTTTAAGACCTTTAACGTACTCATCGCTGTGCACCATTTGGAAATACGAGATCTTCTTCTCACCATTTTCAACTTTTGTTATACCGGTAGTCCTGTGAGCCTCATCGCATATTATTAAGTCAAAATCCTTCAATCCTTTTTTCTGGGCCTCAGATACAACCTCGATCGATTGATATGTTGAGAAAATTACGGTAAGTTCATCCGAAGACGTTTTTTGAAGATAATTAAGCAATTCGTCTGCCGAGGTTGTTGGTGGATAATGTAAACTTGTCAAACGATCAAGTGTATCCGCTGAGGTTCTTCCGACAGTTTTGTCAGAGACGACGGCAAATGCCCTAATTGGTAAGTCGGCTTCTTTCTCCCACTCCCGCATGGTTTGATCAAGCAAGGCTATCGATGGACACAAAAATAACACCAAGCCACCTTTTCCCACAATTTCTTCTGTAAGTTTTAGGGCAACGAAGGTCTTTCCTGAACCAGGGGGCATGATCAATTTTCCTCTGTTGTATCTTTTGAAATACTCCTTGGCACTTTCAATGGCTTCAATTTGGTACTTTCTTAGTCTCTTTTTTTCTGTCTTCTTGTATGTGGTTTCGTCTTCTAAATCCAGTGTCTCGATATCCAGATCCTCTAAGATTTCATCTAAAGTGATAGTAATAATCTGCTTTTCAAAACTGCCAATGAATTTTTCAAGTCCCTCGGATATTTCCGAAGAGGTCACTATCATGCCGGCTTGGAATTCATCTGTTCCTAATGCAGCAAAGAAACTTTCCAAATCACCCTTGTTCAACTTTTCTTTATGTAGTTTACACTGGATAGCCCAGCGCTTTCCGTATTTGTCTTCCGCAACAATATCAACACCGAAATCGGTACGCCTTCCTCGGTTTGGGTAGTCACTCCAACGCCAGATATTGACAAAAGTACTGGAGTAATACGGGTTGATTTCCTTTAAGTATTTGTAAGTTAGCTTCTCAAACAGCCTTCCCTTTTCTTGCGGGGTGTAGGAATTGAACCGTTTGAGTAATTCTAGCTTTTTATCATGTAACCTTTCTCCCGTTAGGGCGCTCACTGTTCTCCCCCCTACGCATGTCTGCGAGATTTGTCTGACTCTATCGTAAGCGCTCGAAATTGGTTGCAAAGTAACTATTTTGGTTTGTGAGTAAATCTTCGGTCTTTGGAAAGCACAAAAGAGAGGAAAGAAATTGGGAGTAATAGGTAACGGTATTCCTCAGTTTTGTGTAAAAAGTTAGCACATTTTTCTTTCTAAATTATATCACTGATCAAACAGATTTTGACAACTGTTTTTTTACTCGCAACTTTAAAGCAGCAGCCTTTGGCAACTATTAAAAAAGGCAAAAAACTCCCCGCGTTTTACGCGGGGAGTTGGTTATACATCCAGATCCGCCAGTGTTAGCTGTTTTGCGTGCCTCATTATGTAGCCACGTCTTTCTTCTGGATCCTTTCCCATCAGGATTTCAAACAGGCTATCTGCTTCTTCCGCGTCCTCGATGCGAACCTTCATGATCTTTCTTGTTTCCGGATTCATCGTGGTTTCCCAAAGTTGTTCTGGGTTCATTTCTCCCAATCCTTTGTATCTTTGCACTTCGTATTTTCCGGGTTGGAGATCTTTTGTCAGTTGCTTCAGTTCTTCATCTGAATAGAGATATATTGGTTTTTTCTGACCACTTATGGTGACTTTGTAAAGCGGAGGCATAGCTATGTAAACTCTACCGTCTTCTATCAGTGGTCTCATATAGCGATAGAAGAGCGCAAGGAGCAGTGTTCGTATGTGTGCACCGTCCACGTCCGCGTCAGTCATGATGATTATTTTTCCGTACCTGATTTTTGACAAATCAAAGTTGTCTCCGATTCCAGCACCGATTGCCGTGATGATATCCCTTATGGTTTCGCTCTTTAGTAATTTCAATTCGTTGCTCTTTTCAACGTTCAGAATCTTACCTCTAAGCGGGAGTATCGCTTGGAAGTTCCTGTTTCTTGCCTGCTTTGCACTGCCACCCGCTGAATCTCCCTCGACGATGAAGAGTTCCGCTTCTTCGACGCTCTTCGAGATACAGTCGGCAAGTTTTCCGGGGAGTGTTGATGCACCCAGTGCGCTTTTGCGCTTTACGGCTTCACGTGCTCTCTTTGCAGCTTCGCGCGCTTCCCTGGCTTGCTGGGCCTTCTGGATGATAATTTTGAGTGTGGATTCGTTCGTTTCAAAGTATTCTGTCAGTTTATCCCTTACAACTTTTGCAACGGCATCCTGGACTTCCTCATTACCAAGTTTTGATTTTGTCTGACCTTCGAATTGTGGTGTTCCCATCATCAACACACTAATGACCGCGGTCATTCCTTCCCGCAGGTCTTCACCTTTGAACGGGTCTCCCTTAATGAGGTTCTTTTTCTTACCAAGTTCGTTCACAACTCGCGTAAACGCGGTTTTGAATCCAGTTACGTGTGTTCCACCGTCGACTGTTTTTATGTTATTCACAAAAGATATTATTTCTTCCGCATCTTCATCGGTGTACTGGAAAGCCACGCTAACCTCTATGTCACCAGCTTTTCCTTCGATGAGCACCACTTCGTGTAGCGTTTTACTACCGCGGTTCAGGTGACTCACGAATTCCTTGAGACCACCTGAGTAGTGTAATGTTCTGTGAATGTCGTTCCTCTCATCCTTGAACTCGATTGTAATATTCGGGTTGAGGAAGGCCAAGTCCCTCAACCTTGTGAGTATCGTGTCGGCATCGAACTCAGTGGTAGTGAATATCAACGGGTCAGGCTTGAACCGAACAATCGTTCCACGCTTGGTCGTCTCTCCTATTTCTTCAACCTCGGTCAGCTTAACTCCACGCGAATACCTTTGCCTGTAAATCTTTCCGTTCCTGTGGACCTCAACTTCCATCCATTCGGAAAGTGCGTTGACAACGGAGGCACCAACACCGTGCAAACCACCGCTGACTTTGTAACTGTCTTTGGAGAACTTTCCACCAGCGTGTAAGGTAGTCATGACAACCTCAAGTGCGCTCGTTCCAGTTTCGGGATGTATGTCCACAGGAATACCACGACCGTTATCCTCAACTTCTACAGAGCCATCTTTTCGTATTGTGACCTTTATATAATCACAAAAGCCCTGGAGAGCCTCATCTATGCTATTATCCACGATTTCATATACAAGGTGGTGAAGTCCCGTTTTACCTGTTGAACCGATGTACATTCCAGGTCTTTGACGAACGGGCTCGAGACCTTTCAGTACCTGTATCTTTTCAGCAGTGTATTCGTTCGTTGTGAAGTCTTGCATTCAAACACCTCCGTGAAAAATTTTATCGCTGCTGGACCTTGATGAGTATTTCACTAACATCGAGTTTGCATACTTCGTGAATTTTCCTTTTCAGTTTCCTTCTGAGCATTCTGATCTCGTTTGCCCAGATGTAATCATCGCAAACGATCACTAACCTTCCATCAACGAAATCGGTGAAGGTGCAATGCTTTGCAATGTGTTCACCAAGGATTTGGAGTTCGTGTTCTTTCAACAAGGATAACGCGTAGAGTTTGCCGAAAAACGGGTTTGTACGGGAGAGTTGCTCGAGGATGTTTTTTAGAGTAAGCATTTAACATACTCCTC
This region of Fervidobacterium thailandense genomic DNA includes:
- a CDS encoding DUF721 domain-containing protein → MLTLKNILEQLSRTNPFFGKLYALSLLKEHELQILGEHIAKHCTFTDFVDGRLVIVCDDYIWANEIRMLRRKLKRKIHEVCKLDVSEILIKVQQR
- the gyrB gene encoding DNA topoisomerase (ATP-hydrolyzing) subunit B, whose protein sequence is MQDFTTNEYTAEKIQVLKGLEPVRQRPGMYIGSTGKTGLHHLVYEIVDNSIDEALQGFCDYIKVTIRKDGSVEVEDNGRGIPVDIHPETGTSALEVVMTTLHAGGKFSKDSYKVSGGLHGVGASVVNALSEWMEVEVHRNGKIYRQRYSRGVKLTEVEEIGETTKRGTIVRFKPDPLIFTTTEFDADTILTRLRDLAFLNPNITIEFKDERNDIHRTLHYSGGLKEFVSHLNRGSKTLHEVVLIEGKAGDIEVSVAFQYTDEDAEEIISFVNNIKTVDGGTHVTGFKTAFTRVVNELGKKKNLIKGDPFKGEDLREGMTAVISVLMMGTPQFEGQTKSKLGNEEVQDAVAKVVRDKLTEYFETNESTLKIIIQKAQQAREAREAAKRAREAVKRKSALGASTLPGKLADCISKSVEEAELFIVEGDSAGGSAKQARNRNFQAILPLRGKILNVEKSNELKLLKSETIRDIITAIGAGIGDNFDLSKIRYGKIIIMTDADVDGAHIRTLLLALFYRYMRPLIEDGRVYIAMPPLYKVTISGQKKPIYLYSDEELKQLTKDLQPGKYEVQRYKGLGEMNPEQLWETTMNPETRKIMKVRIEDAEEADSLFEILMGKDPEERRGYIMRHAKQLTLADLDV